Genomic segment of Vitis riparia cultivar Riparia Gloire de Montpellier isolate 1030 chromosome 19, EGFV_Vit.rip_1.0, whole genome shotgun sequence:
ctctcatacaataaataaaaagttgaaaataatttaaaaatattttttgaaaatatcatattttttattttttgattatcgtgtgatatttgtattttgaaaaacataaaaccaaTTTTAGAAACCATTGGCtaatatgattaatattttatttattttttaaatagccAATTTAATGAAATGTAGACAAATTCTACGTTAGAAAATAAGGCTAGAGCACCTCAATCGCATTATTAGCAAGGTTAAATAACATTATTTAAAGACTTACATACTCCCCTTTGTGAATTCTTATGATTTGTTTAATTTGTAGCCTATTACTACTTGTTTTATTACCTTGGACTGATGTGATATTGCTTCATTATGAATGGGGGTACAATATAATATTATGGGTTATGTTTAACTGTTCAAATATAGCATGTGATAAGATAAGAGAGATAATATTATAtcctattttatgtttaatcaaACATGAAATAAGATTAGTGATAAGATATATCATtcaccctatttttttttttttttttatcttttttacataaaatatgtTAATCTTATACTAAGATATgagatatacatatcctatgtatcataaatttatttatttttattaaatttttttatatcctcattttgcaaaatatattttttattataaaattaatttatggttaaaaaaactaaaaaaaaattataaactaatattaataaataatatatgaattatttttatatattgaataacataatataaaaaaaaattatttataaagtttaaacatttttaaatatctcaaattttaaaataaaaaatattagaatgtgatataatttttatttaaaatattaaaaataatatatattttatttttaaaaacaaattattttacaaattaaatataaatataacataacaTAACATATCACATTTAATATGTTACCTTAAAAGATCATATTCATAACATATGTATATCCAAGGATATAACATCTTATGATATACCctctttctctatatatatgttttatccTATCCTATCATGGCAACCAAACGGATCCTTAAAGTATGCAATTGAATTATTTCATATTGTGAATTCAACATTGAAAGCCTATATCCTAGAGTAGTGTCCCCATTTTCAGCAAGCTTGGTGGGCCATCCTGTTGGGTTATCCTCTACCAGCTAAGAACTGGGCCGAGCCAGGCTGGCCCATGCAAGCAATATTCCTAGTGTGACAAGACCCAGCATAACACAGGCCCAGGGTGTTGCGTCATGACCAGCtacccaaattttatttatttagaaacaatacaaaatattggttagaaaaaagtttaaaaaacgtaatttttttttttttttttgcaggaaatgaaacaaacaaaatataatcctttattcaatatttcaataaaatacaCAAAGTAAGTGATTTGCTTCTTCTAAAGATTTAACTTTTCTAAGGTTCTTTCAATTGAGGGGCCATAAGAAGACTAGGGCCATAATAGATTATGAGCGATAAAATACAGCCAATGCAACAAACCACGATAGCAAGAGGCAACTGCTCTGACAAAACAGCATAGAGACCCGTCATGAATGCTATTCCCATTGCCATAAGTGCCAGCCATAACAGTGCTAGGGAGTATCCAAGAAAACTCTTTATAATTTCCTCATCAGTTTGGAACGACATGATGATTAGGATCAGTGCAGCCATCATGGATGAAGTCATAGCTATTGTGTCGGTGATGATGAAGGTTCTAAAAGCCACATTCCTACCTAACACCACCatgcctttatgtggatcttCAGCTTGGAAGCCCCCAGGAATGGTGAATGCCGCAGCAAATGTGACCGTTGCAATCAGGGTTGCCATTAAGATAAGAGCGCCGACCATTTCTTTGCGCGTCTTGAAACCGTTGATTTGTTTAGAAGCACGTTTCTTTCTATCGAGGATATCCTTTGGGTTTCTAGCACTCTTTGCATAGGCCGCCTTCAAAATATCTATAATGAACTGCAAAAGAGACCATATATCATGTATGAATATTCAAAAGTTGACTTCTTATAGGTGTATTGTGCCTCAAAGTAACACCACTTCcattcttatataaatttttgcaGAGGGCTCTCTAAGCCGTTAAACAAAGCCTCCTAATATGCTTGGTTTAAGGCATATTGAAGGTTGTGAGGATGTTATCTAAACagtttgagaatttaaaatttgtcttAGAGGAAGCTCTTTAATTTCTACAAAGTTAATAGGATTTATTACACTTTTCCCCCAACCTATATATATTGTGTTTTGCACATTACCCCATCGAATTTAAAATCGAGCAATGTACCCTCCAAGCTTTAAAATTGCATGCGATGTGCATTTTTTGAGTCACAACATTACATTTTTTGATGGAATGACATGTGCTCTCCGTGTGACCAAGGGcaaaatggtaattttttaataagtgaGGGCGAAAGagtcatttcattttaaaaccccaaaaccctaacccaacCCTCCTTCTTCCTTCCTTCATTTTCCAGAAACCacattttcttggcaaccaaacaagcTTGACCAAAATATTTTCTCAGAAAACCTTTCACAATCTAGAACTTGGGCCcttaaccaaaaagaaaaaaaaaaaaaactaaaaaaaaaaagaaaagtcccTGGAATATATGtccaaaaacattttctattaaAACAAGCATAAATCCAAATGAAACTGAGAGATATCAAAATTGTAATAGACTGTGGAGAAGtaatgaatgaaaaacaaagATATCCAACAtaaacaaaggggaaaaaaatgccATAACAAACTGCAAATAAGTTTCCCCAAAATTTCCCTAACttttttgaaacataaaaaagaaacccTATTCTAAAACAACAAATTGAAacattatatcaaaattttcatctatcttcttcatcaattttaaaaaaataatttccccaatttttcttcaaattttctgaaacatcaaaatgaaaccctaaccctcttTGCCAAAGATTTTTCTAGCCACCAAAGtgattacaaaacaaaaaacatattgttGAACTCCATGTCTTATCTTCAATATCAGTTTTTCAATGCTTGCATGAGATTTTAGGGTTTTAACTCCAATTTGGAGATTCAGCAAAAGGAACAACAATAAGAGGAGAATGAACGACGAGGAAGAGGACAGGGCTGGAGGGGTTTTGTTTTGGTTGCAAATTACCCTTTTGCCCTCACTTAAATAGGTCATGTGGGGAGCACATGTATCTTTCGTCCAAATATGTAACATCGTCACTCCAAAAATGCATattgcatgcaattataaagcTTGGAGGgtatatgtttgattttaaactCGATGGGATAATGTGCAAAATATGTTATAGGTTAGGGGGTACAGTGTAAATAAACCctagttaataataatatttacaaaaattcatcaaaattaaTTGCAATAACACCATGACCATAAGGAATAATTCAATTCTTTATCTTCATGTAccctttaacttttttttttttttctatataattaaaaaacaaaaacttttatataaaatagtataGACTTACCTTatctcttttataatttatttttaaaaattttaaaatttagtaaaaaaattttgatagcttaaattttaaaatagtttttaaaaactattacctttttttcttctattttatataaaattattattatttatttataaaatagaaatataaaaatgtatcatAATATACATGTATGTACCTGAGTTTCATTTATTATatcctcctcctcttcctcaTCATCATTCAAAGAACTTCTGTCCATTGCTCTCTTTGGCGAAAGAGGTTGCACAAAAACAAGAATGAATATAAGTacaattaaaaatagagaatgaaataggtgttgtttgttttgaaagttaaaCACAATCCATTAAACAATTGGAAGAGAATACTatgataatttcttatattatttaaactatcataatttttatatctaatcaTTAAAGACTACTAAAACCTACTCACCTCCATTGTCTCATTTTATTTGACGACTTCTTCAAGAGCttgaattatattaaataacttacaaaaggatttcaaatgaaaattaact
This window contains:
- the LOC117909548 gene encoding protein ACCELERATED CELL DEATH 6-like, translating into MDRSSLNDDEEEEEDIINETQFIIDILKAAYAKSARNPKDILDRKKRASKQINGFKTRKEMVGALILMATLIATVTFAAAFTIPGGFQAEDPHKGMVVLGRNVAFRTFIITDTIAMTSSMMAALILIIMSFQTDEEIIKSFLGYSLALLWLALMAMGIAFMTGLYAVLSEQLPLAIVVCCIGCILSLIIYYGPSLLMAPQLKEP